Proteins from a genomic interval of Medicago truncatula cultivar Jemalong A17 chromosome 3, MtrunA17r5.0-ANR, whole genome shotgun sequence:
- the LOC25490673 gene encoding receptor-like protein EIX2 produces MCTNHTLVQCNEKDRETLLTFKHGINDNFGWISTWSIEKDSCVWDGVHCDNITGRVTKLDLSYDQLEGEMNLCILELEFLSYLGLSENHFDVITIPSIQKNITHSSKLVYLDLSYSLVNDMNNLDWLSPLSSIKYLNLGGIDLHKETNWLQIVNSLPSLLKLQLGECNLNNFPSVEYLNLSSLVTLDLFRNNFNFNLPDGFFNLTKDLTYLHLSQSNIYGKIPSSLLNLQKLRHLDLKYNQLQGSIPDGISQLPNIQYLDLSWNMLSGFIPSTLGNLSSLISLSIGSNHFTGGLPNLSPEAEIVDLSYNSFSRSIPHSWKNLSELRVMNLWNNKLSGELPLYISNLKELETMNLGENEFSGNIPVGMSQNLVVVIFRANKFEGIIPQQLFNLSYLFHLDLAHNKLSGSLPHFVYNLTQMDTDHVNEWYATTLDLFTKGQYYVTDVNPHRRTVDLSSNSLSGEVPLELFRLAQLQTLNLYHNNLIGTIPKEIGGMKNVESLDLSNNKFFGEIPQTMARLNFLEVLNLSCNNFNGKIPTGTQLQSFNASSYIGNPRLCGAPLNNCTMKEENPKTATPSTENEGDDSIKESLYLGMGVGFAAGFWGICGSLFLIRKWRHAYFRFIYGVGNRLYVTLMIVVLGKKSTVTILLVDLSYNSFSGSIPHSWKNCKELINLNLWSNKLSGDVPVYLFSMKQLETMNLGANEFSGTIPIKMSQSLTVVILRANQFEGNIPQQLFNLSNLFHLDLAHNKLSGSLPHCVYNMTQIDTDHVDEWHDTIIDLFTKGQDYVSDVNPDRRTIDLSVNHLIGEVTLELFRLVQVQTLNLSHNNLNGTIPREIGGMKNMESLDLSSNKFYGDIPQSMSLLTFLGYLNLSYNNFDGKIPIGTQLQSFNASSYVGNPKLCGAPLNNCTKKEENPKTAMPSTKNEDDDSIKESLYLGMGVGFAVGFWGICRSLFLIRKWRHAYFRFVDRVRDKIYVTLIVKLNGFKRN; encoded by the exons ATGTGCACCAATCACACATTGGTTCAATGCAATGAGAAAGATAGAGAGACATTGTTAACCTTTAAACATGGCATCAATGATAATTTTGGTTGGATATCAACATGGTCAATTGAAAAAGATAGTTGTGTATGGGACGGAGTCCACTGCGACAATATTACTGGAAGAGTTACAAAACTTGATCTCAGCTACGATCAATTGGAAGGTGAGATGAATCTTTGTATTCTAGAACTTGAGTTTCTCAGTTACTTGGGTTTGAGTGAGAATCATTTTGATGTGATAACTATTCCATCCATTCAAAAAAACATCACACATTCCTCTAAACTTGTCTACCTTGACTTATCCTACAGCTTAGTTAATGATATGAATAATCTTGATTGGCTTTCTCCACTTTCTTCCATAAAATATCTCAACCTCGGTGGAATTGATCTTCATAAGGAAACCAATTGGCTTCAAATAGTGAATTCACTTCCTTCACTGTTAAAATTACAGTTGGGTGAATGTAACCTGAACAACTTCCCATCTGTTGAGTATTTGAATTTGTCTTCACTTGTAACTCTTGATCTTTTTCGAAATAACTTCAACTTTAATTTACCAGATGGGTTTTTTAATCTCACCAAAGATCTCACTTATCTTCACCTTTCACAAAGTAATATATATGGTAAGATACCTTCAAGCTTACTAAACCTTCAAAAACTGAGACACCTTGATCTCAAATATAACCAACTACAAGGATCAATTCCAGATGGAATAAGCCAACTACCAAATATTCAATACCTTGATCTTTCATGGAACATGTTAAGTGGTTTCATTCCTTCAACTCTAGGAAACCTCTCATCCTTAATTTCCTTATCGATTGGCTCTAATCATTTCACTG GAGGACTCCCAAACCTATCACCAGAGGCTGAGATAGTTGATTTATCTTACAACTCCTTCTCAAGATCAATTCCACATAGTTGGAAGAACTTGTCAGAACTGAGAGTCATGAACCTGTGGAATAATAAGTTGTCTGGGGAACTTCCATTATACATCTCTAACTTGAAAGAATTGGAGACCATGAACTTGggagaaaatgaattttctgGAAACATACCGGTAGGGATGTCACAAAACTTAGTAGTGGTCATATTTAGAGCCAATAAATTTGAAGGGATTATTCCACAACAATTATTCAATCTCTCTTATTTGTTTCACTTAGACCTTGCACATAACAAACTTTCAGGATCTTTGCCACACTTTGTCTACAACTTGACTCAAATGGATACTGATCATGTGAATGAATGGTACGCTACCACCCTTGATTTATTTACCAAAGGTCAATATTATGTGACTGATGTTAACCCGCATAGGCGAACTGTTGACCTTTCATCCAATAGCTTGTCTGGAGAAGTTCCATTGGAATTGTTTCGGCTTGCTCAACTTCAAACGTTAAACTTATATCACAACAATTTGATTGGAACAATACCAAAAGAGATTGGAGGCATGAAAAATGTGGAATCTCTCGATCTCTCTAATAATAAGTTTTTTGGTGAAATTCCGCAGACCATGGCTCGCCTAAACTTTTTAGAGGTTTTAAATTTATCTTGCAATAATTTCAATGGAAAAATCCCAACTGGAACACAACTTCAAAGTTTTAATGCATCAAGTTACATTGGGAATCCTAGACTATGTGGAGCTCCTCTTAATAATTGTACCATGAAAGAAGAAAATCCTAAGACTGCAACGCCATCAACAGAGAATGAAGGTGATGACTCCATAAAAGAATCATTGTATCTAGGCATGGGAGTTGGATTTGCAGCAGGTTTCTGGGGGATTTGTGGTTCTTTGTTTCTTATTAGAAAATGGAGGCATGCATATTTTCGGTTTATATATGGAGTGGGTAACAGGCTTTATGTAACTTTAATG ATTGTTGTTCTTGGGAAGAAGTCCACTGTGACAATATTACTGGTAGATTTGTCTTACAACTCCTTCTCAGGATCAATTCCACATAGTTGGAAGAACTGCAAAGAACTGATAAACTTGAACCTATGGAGTAATAAGTTGTCTGGTGATGTTCCAGTGTACCTATTTTCTATGAAACAATTAGAAACCATGAACTTGGGAGCTAACGAATTTTCTGGAACCATACCAATCAAAATGTCACAATCCTTAACAGTGGTCATATTGAGAGCCAACCAATTTGAAGGGAATATCCCACAACAACTATTTAATCTCTCTAATTTGTTTCACTTAGACCTTGCACATAACAAACTTTCAGGATCTTTGCCACACTGTGTGTACAACATGACTCAAATTGATACTGATCATGTGGATGAATGGCACGATACCATCATTGATTTATTTACCAAAGGTCAAGATTATGTGTCTGATGTTAACCCGGATAGGCGAACTATTGACCTTTCAGTCAATCACTTGATAGGAGAAGTTACATTGGAATTGTTTCGGCTTGTTCAAGTTCAAACCTTAAACTTATCTCATAATAACTTGAATGGAACAATACCAAGAGAGATTGGAGGCATGAAAAATATGGAATCTCTTGACCTCTCTAGTAATAAGTTTTATGGTGACATTCCTCAGAGCATGTCTCTCTTAACCTTTTTAggttatttgaatttatcttaCAACAATTTTGACGGAAAAATCCCAATAGGAACTCAACTTCAAAGTTTTAATGCATCAAGTTACGTTGGAAATCCTAAACTATGCGGAGCTCCTCTCAATAATTGTaccaagaaagaagaaaatccTAAAACTGCAATGCCATCtacaaaaaatgaagatgacGACTCTATCAAAGAATCATTGTATCTAGGCATGGGAGTTGGATTTGCAGTAGGTTTCTGGGGGATTTGCCGTTCTTTGTTTCTAATTAGAAAATGGAGGCATGCATACTTTCGGTTTGTTGATAGAGTGCGTGACAAGATCTATGTTACTTTGATCGTAAAGTTAAACGGGTTTAAAAGAAATTGA
- the LOC25490674 gene encoding receptor-like protein EIX2 isoform X2: protein MDNLQWLSSLSSLKYLNLGGVFGVDLHKVTNWFEVVTSLPSLLELQLSRCNLNNFPSVEFLNLSSIVSLDLSSNNFTFHLPDGFFNLTKDITYLDLAMNNIYGEIPSSLLNLPNLRQLDLSSNMLSGFIPLTLGNLSSLNLLSIGSNNFSGEISKLTFSKLSSLDSLDLSNSNFVFQFDLDWVPPFQLSYLSLSNTNQGPNFPSWIYTQKSLFDLRLWSSGILLVDRNKFTNLIERIRGVLFLSNNSISEDISNLTLSCSLLHLDHNNFTGGLPNISPMTNHVDVSFNSFSGSIPHSWKNLSELKELNLWSNRLSGEVLAHLSASNQLQFLNLGENEFSGTIPIKMSQNLYLVILRANKFEGTIPQQLFNLSYLFHLDLAHNKLSGSFPHCIYNLTNMVTFHFYSYYVNTIELFTKGQEYVYDVKPDRRTIDLSSNSLSGELPLELFHLVQVQTLNLSHNNFVGTIPKDIGCMKNMESLDLSSNKFYGEIPQTMSILTFLGYLNLSYNNFDGKIPIGTQLQSFNASSYIGNPKLCGAPLNNCTAEEESKNATQSTRNEDSESIRESLYLGMGVGFAVGFWGICGSLFLIRKWRHAYFQFINRVGDKLYVTLIVKLNRFQRN from the coding sequence ATGGATAATCTTCAATGGCTTTCTTCACTTTCTTCCTTGAAATATCTCAACCTCGGTGGAGTCTTTGGAGTTGATCTTCATAAGGTAACCAATTGGTTTGAAGTAGTGACTTCACTTCCTTCACTATTAGAATTACAGTTGAGTCGGTGTAACCTGAACAACTTTCCATCTGTTGAGTTTTTGAATTTGTCTTCAATTGTAAGTCTTGATCTTTCTTCAAACAATTTCACCTTTCATTTACCTGATGGGTTTTTTAATCTCACCAAAGATATCACCTATCTTGACCTTGCGATGAATAATATATATGGTGAGATACCTTCAAGCTTGCTAAACCTTCCAAATTTGAGACAACTTGATCTTTCATCGAACATGTTAAGTGGTTTCATTCCTTTAACTCTAGGAAACCTCTCATCCTTAAATTTGTTATCTATTGGCTCTAATAATTTCTCTGGTGAAATTTCTAAATTAACTTTTTCCAAACTCTCTAGTTTAGATTCACTAGACTTGAGTAATTCAAATTTTGTATTCCAATTTGATTTGGATTGGGTTCCTCCTTTTCAACTCTCTTACCTGTCATTGAGTAATACAAATCAAGGCCCAAACTTTCCATCTTGGATATATACACAAAAGTCACTGTTTGATCTCCGCTTATGGAGCTCGGGAATTTTATTGGTAGATAGAAATAAGTTTACGAATCTTATAGAAAGAATACGCGGTGTACTTTTTCTGTCAAACAATTCAATTTCTGAAGACATATCTAACCTAACACTTTCTTGTTCATTGTTACATTTGGATCACAATAATTTCACAGGTGGACTCCCAAACATATCACCAATGACCAATCATGTTGACGTGTCTTTCAACTCCTTCTCTGGATCAATTCCACATAGTTGGAAGAACTTGTCAGAATTGAAAGAGTTGAACCTATGGAGTAATAGGCTATCTGGTGAAGTTCTAGCTCACCTCTCTGCTTCAAATCAATTGCAATTcttgaatttgggagaaaatgaattttctgGAACCATACCAATCAAGATGTCACAAAACTTATATTTGGTCATATTGAGAGCTAATAAATTTGAAGGGACTATTCCACAACAACTATTCAATCTCTCTTATTTGTTTCACTTAGACCTTGCACATAACAAACTTTCAGGATCTTTTCCACACTGCATCTACAACTTGACTAATATggttacttttcatttttattcatattatgtTAACACAATTGAGTTATTTACCAAAGGTCAAGAATATGTGTATGATGTTAAGCCGGATAGGCGAACTATTGACCTTTCATCCAATAGCTTGTCTGGAGAATTGCCATTGGAATTGTTTCACCTTGTTCAAGTTCAAACGTTAAACTTATCTCACAATAATTTTGTTGGAACAATACCAAAAGATATTGGATGCATGAAGAATATGGAATCTCTTGACCTCTCTAGTAATAAGTTTTATGGTGAAATTCCTCAGACCATGTCTATCTTAACCTTTTTGGGTTATTTGAATCTATCTTACAAcaattttgatggaaaaattcCAATAGGAACTCAACTTCAAAGTTTTAATGCATCGAGTTACATTGGGAATCCTAAACTATGCGGAGCTCCTCTTAATAATTGTACCGCAGAAGAAGAATCTAAAAATGCAACACAATCTACAAGGAATGAGGATAGTGAATCCATAAGAGAATCATTGTATCTAGGCATGGGAGTTGGATTTGCAGTAGGTTTCTGGGGGATTTGCGGTTCTTTGTTTCTTATTAGGAAATGGAGGCATGCATACTTTCAGTTTATTAATAGAGTAGGTGACAAACTCTATGTTACTTTGATCGTAAAGTTAAACAGGTTTCAAAGAAATTAA
- the LOC25490674 gene encoding receptor-like protein EIX2 isoform X1, with amino-acid sequence MTIFTTQISLLLLILLSITTFHKTVCSNHTLVRCNEKDRETLLTFKEGINDSFGMISSWSIEKDCCSWEGVYCDNITSRVTEIDLKGHTFHESVKLLKGEMNLYILELEFLSYLDLSFNEFDVIRIPSIQHNFTHSSNLLFLDLSFNYSPTLHMDNLQWLSSLSSLKYLNLGGVFGVDLHKVTNWFEVVTSLPSLLELQLSRCNLNNFPSVEFLNLSSIVSLDLSSNNFTFHLPDGFFNLTKDITYLDLAMNNIYGEIPSSLLNLPNLRQLDLSSNMLSGFIPLTLGNLSSLNLLSIGSNNFSGEISKLTFSKLSSLDSLDLSNSNFVFQFDLDWVPPFQLSYLSLSNTNQGPNFPSWIYTQKSLFDLRLWSSGILLVDRNKFTNLIERIRGVLFLSNNSISEDISNLTLSCSLLHLDHNNFTGGLPNISPMTNHVDVSFNSFSGSIPHSWKNLSELKELNLWSNRLSGEVLAHLSASNQLQFLNLGENEFSGTIPIKMSQNLYLVILRANKFEGTIPQQLFNLSYLFHLDLAHNKLSGSFPHCIYNLTNMVTFHFYSYYVNTIELFTKGQEYVYDVKPDRRTIDLSSNSLSGELPLELFHLVQVQTLNLSHNNFVGTIPKDIGCMKNMESLDLSSNKFYGEIPQTMSILTFLGYLNLSYNNFDGKIPIGTQLQSFNASSYIGNPKLCGAPLNNCTAEEESKNATQSTRNEDSESIRESLYLGMGVGFAVGFWGICGSLFLIRKWRHAYFQFINRVGDKLYVTLIVKLNRFQRN; translated from the coding sequence ATGACCATTTTTACTACACAAATTTCACTTCTTTTGCTTATACTTTTATCTATAACCACATTCCACAAAACGGTGTGCAGCAATCACACATTGGTTCGATGCAATGAGAAAGATCGAGAGACACTATTAACCTTCAAAGAGGGAATCAATGATAGTTTTGGTATGATTTCATCGTGGTCGATTGAAAAAGATTGTTGTTCTTGGGAAGGAGTCTACTGTGACAACATTACTAGTAGAGTTACAGAAATTGATCTCAAAGGACATACTTTTCATGAGTCAGTCAAACTTTTGAAAGGTGAGATGAATCTTTATATTCTAGAACTTGAGTTTCTCAGTTACTTGGATTTGAGTTTCAATGAATTTGACGTGATAAGAATTCCGTCCATTCAACACAACTTCACACATTCATCTAACCTTTTGTTCCTTGACTTATCCTTCAACTACAGTCCTACTCTGCACATGGATAATCTTCAATGGCTTTCTTCACTTTCTTCCTTGAAATATCTCAACCTCGGTGGAGTCTTTGGAGTTGATCTTCATAAGGTAACCAATTGGTTTGAAGTAGTGACTTCACTTCCTTCACTATTAGAATTACAGTTGAGTCGGTGTAACCTGAACAACTTTCCATCTGTTGAGTTTTTGAATTTGTCTTCAATTGTAAGTCTTGATCTTTCTTCAAACAATTTCACCTTTCATTTACCTGATGGGTTTTTTAATCTCACCAAAGATATCACCTATCTTGACCTTGCGATGAATAATATATATGGTGAGATACCTTCAAGCTTGCTAAACCTTCCAAATTTGAGACAACTTGATCTTTCATCGAACATGTTAAGTGGTTTCATTCCTTTAACTCTAGGAAACCTCTCATCCTTAAATTTGTTATCTATTGGCTCTAATAATTTCTCTGGTGAAATTTCTAAATTAACTTTTTCCAAACTCTCTAGTTTAGATTCACTAGACTTGAGTAATTCAAATTTTGTATTCCAATTTGATTTGGATTGGGTTCCTCCTTTTCAACTCTCTTACCTGTCATTGAGTAATACAAATCAAGGCCCAAACTTTCCATCTTGGATATATACACAAAAGTCACTGTTTGATCTCCGCTTATGGAGCTCGGGAATTTTATTGGTAGATAGAAATAAGTTTACGAATCTTATAGAAAGAATACGCGGTGTACTTTTTCTGTCAAACAATTCAATTTCTGAAGACATATCTAACCTAACACTTTCTTGTTCATTGTTACATTTGGATCACAATAATTTCACAGGTGGACTCCCAAACATATCACCAATGACCAATCATGTTGACGTGTCTTTCAACTCCTTCTCTGGATCAATTCCACATAGTTGGAAGAACTTGTCAGAATTGAAAGAGTTGAACCTATGGAGTAATAGGCTATCTGGTGAAGTTCTAGCTCACCTCTCTGCTTCAAATCAATTGCAATTcttgaatttgggagaaaatgaattttctgGAACCATACCAATCAAGATGTCACAAAACTTATATTTGGTCATATTGAGAGCTAATAAATTTGAAGGGACTATTCCACAACAACTATTCAATCTCTCTTATTTGTTTCACTTAGACCTTGCACATAACAAACTTTCAGGATCTTTTCCACACTGCATCTACAACTTGACTAATATggttacttttcatttttattcatattatgtTAACACAATTGAGTTATTTACCAAAGGTCAAGAATATGTGTATGATGTTAAGCCGGATAGGCGAACTATTGACCTTTCATCCAATAGCTTGTCTGGAGAATTGCCATTGGAATTGTTTCACCTTGTTCAAGTTCAAACGTTAAACTTATCTCACAATAATTTTGTTGGAACAATACCAAAAGATATTGGATGCATGAAGAATATGGAATCTCTTGACCTCTCTAGTAATAAGTTTTATGGTGAAATTCCTCAGACCATGTCTATCTTAACCTTTTTGGGTTATTTGAATCTATCTTACAAcaattttgatggaaaaattcCAATAGGAACTCAACTTCAAAGTTTTAATGCATCGAGTTACATTGGGAATCCTAAACTATGCGGAGCTCCTCTTAATAATTGTACCGCAGAAGAAGAATCTAAAAATGCAACACAATCTACAAGGAATGAGGATAGTGAATCCATAAGAGAATCATTGTATCTAGGCATGGGAGTTGGATTTGCAGTAGGTTTCTGGGGGATTTGCGGTTCTTTGTTTCTTATTAGGAAATGGAGGCATGCATACTTTCAGTTTATTAATAGAGTAGGTGACAAACTCTATGTTACTTTGATCGTAAAGTTAAACAGGTTTCAAAGAAATTAA